From Anaerohalosphaera lusitana, one genomic window encodes:
- a CDS encoding helix-turn-helix domain-containing protein, translated as MAESKTKLQAPDFARTLRNLLKEAKISQIQLANDIDVTPSVISRLCSKGIGSERTLLKIFEHLEIDTVKASRLLMDWKIETSSGYRKEVYERTLRPSPTEKEYLAELFGGHAWMAYACASVGIPIREILEVAQNNGINSFEELANAKPFKLMSFIREMNKSYPFENIREIFERKSSEAYEPVLLFDFLKLKDAADYLELHNCSGTVYFGVPHFVATRYDFKHNGRIGFHDHTHGVEFVLSVKGKFKLTYKDTVFPLLLEPMKHVYVYDGREKHQLELVDGKTGILMIGRFCPKKRNLSPEGR; from the coding sequence ATGGCTGAAAGCAAAACTAAACTGCAGGCACCAGATTTTGCCAGGACCCTCCGCAATCTCCTCAAAGAAGCAAAGATAAGCCAGATCCAACTGGCGAATGATATTGACGTCACCCCTTCGGTTATCAGCAGACTGTGCTCCAAAGGAATAGGATCTGAGAGAACTCTGCTAAAGATCTTTGAGCACCTTGAAATCGACACAGTCAAGGCCTCCAGACTGCTGATGGACTGGAAGATTGAAACTTCTTCAGGATACCGAAAAGAGGTCTACGAGCGAACTTTACGCCCAAGTCCCACTGAAAAGGAGTACCTCGCAGAGCTTTTCGGCGGACATGCCTGGATGGCCTATGCATGTGCCAGTGTCGGCATTCCTATACGCGAGATACTGGAAGTGGCACAAAACAACGGCATCAACAGCTTCGAAGAATTGGCTAATGCCAAGCCGTTCAAGTTGATGAGCTTTATTCGGGAGATGAATAAATCTTACCCATTTGAAAATATCCGCGAAATCTTCGAACGAAAATCCAGCGAAGCCTATGAACCGGTTCTTCTGTTTGATTTCTTAAAACTTAAGGATGCCGCCGATTATCTAGAACTGCACAACTGCAGCGGGACTGTCTATTTCGGAGTCCCCCACTTCGTGGCCACCCGTTACGATTTCAAACACAATGGCCGAATAGGTTTTCATGATCACACACATGGAGTTGAATTTGTTTTGTCTGTGAAAGGCAAGTTTAAGCTCACGTACAAGGATACGGTTTTCCCATTGCTGCTAGAGCCGATGAAACATGTTTATGTCTATGACGGCAGGGAAAAGCACCAGCTTGAGTTGGTTGACGGCAAGACGGGAATACTCATGATTGGCAGGTTCTGCCCTAAAAAGCGAAATCTAAGTCCTGAAGGGAGATAA
- a CDS encoding helix-turn-helix transcriptional regulator, protein MSEKEKYSVSKTAKLLGFSRARFYELLDQGVFPRPFRDPANNRPYYDNELVQKCQAIKETCVDIEGRPVVFYKNKKTTTSEDSKDAKKELSNRHTEIYHIVKAMGVECSYAQFAEVCNQLLPNRGDDISRAAAIKNIYRHLCRNKKVPDNFKIIS, encoded by the coding sequence ATGAGCGAAAAAGAAAAATATTCGGTTTCAAAGACAGCAAAACTGCTGGGGTTTTCAAGAGCCCGATTTTACGAATTGCTTGATCAAGGCGTATTCCCAAGGCCCTTTCGCGATCCTGCAAACAACAGGCCATACTACGATAACGAACTTGTGCAAAAGTGCCAAGCGATCAAAGAAACATGTGTGGACATAGAAGGAAGGCCCGTTGTCTTTTACAAAAACAAAAAAACAACGACATCGGAAGATTCCAAGGATGCCAAAAAAGAACTCAGTAACCGGCATACCGAAATCTACCACATTGTCAAGGCGATGGGCGTGGAATGCTCATACGCTCAATTCGCCGAGGTATGCAATCAACTGCTGCCCAACCGCGGCGATGACATCTCCAGGGCGGCAGCCATAAAGAACATATACAGGCACCTGTGCCGAAATAAAAAGGTACCGGATAATTTTAAGATCATATCATGA
- a CDS encoding Holliday junction DNA helicase RuvB C-terminal domain-containing protein, which yields MTANQPPKQKQKQPWPTLSDVSGRPGAVSALQQLSSIPDSRSPSSTGILICGPRGTGKKFCARAYHNSLGNHHLYLAAANSIETGDLYRFMLCRDHHDRSTLLIDNAEKLKEPLQLMLSTALSQAFIQSPNVPDARSYSLSVEPFTLILTATDEHNIIDRLKQNLCTSLQFDHYQANTLAEIINDYFHRNGLKLEHPQLTRQIADRSKNSASIAIDRIANTAVEKVRAEDRDLITAFDVAQTLRELKIDSLGLDETDRSLLKILELKESASISEIASSTRLDIEDLSERSEPFLLKTGLIKKTHGRLSITDKGCIHLKNTV from the coding sequence ATGACAGCTAATCAGCCTCCAAAACAGAAACAGAAACAGCCCTGGCCCACACTTTCGGATGTATCGGGGAGACCAGGGGCCGTCTCTGCACTGCAGCAGTTGAGTTCCATCCCCGACAGCCGGTCACCTTCGAGCACGGGCATTCTGATCTGCGGGCCCCGTGGAACCGGCAAAAAGTTCTGCGCAAGGGCGTATCACAACTCCCTCGGCAACCATCATCTCTATCTTGCCGCGGCAAATAGTATAGAAACCGGTGACCTGTACAGATTCATGCTCTGCCGTGACCACCACGATCGGTCAACGCTTCTCATCGACAACGCAGAGAAGCTCAAAGAGCCTCTCCAGCTAATGCTTTCAACCGCCCTTTCGCAGGCTTTTATTCAATCGCCTAACGTCCCAGACGCCAGATCCTATTCGCTCTCAGTCGAACCTTTTACGTTGATTCTAACAGCCACCGACGAGCATAACATCATCGACAGGCTAAAGCAAAACCTTTGCACATCTTTGCAGTTTGATCATTACCAGGCAAACACGCTTGCAGAAATCATAAATGACTATTTCCACAGAAATGGCTTGAAACTCGAACATCCCCAACTTACCAGGCAAATCGCCGATCGCAGCAAAAACTCCGCCTCGATCGCAATAGATCGGATCGCCAATACTGCCGTCGAAAAGGTCCGGGCCGAAGACAGGGACCTGATCACTGCTTTTGATGTCGCTCAAACACTCAGAGAGCTCAAGATCGACAGCCTCGGACTCGATGAAACCGATCGCAGCCTGCTCAAGATACTGGAGCTGAAAGAAAGTGCCTCTATCAGCGAAATCGCATCTTCGACAAGACTTGATATCGAAGATCTGTCCGAAAGGAGCGAGCCTTTCCTGCTGAAAACAGGTCTTATCAAAAAAACGCACGGCCGCCTTTCTATCACGGACAAAGGATGCATCCATTTGAAAAATACCGTCTAG
- a CDS encoding VWA domain-containing protein gives MTSHTVLPSTRPKVFLGSVDNSGSSGTLDRNGSTRQESAQDGILAFCQTRTAINPDDLFVGIGFNNKERVFCEPVPVCRIDAIRSAVKSLRPRGGTRSAGLEAANYYADHYRKHGCKVSLIILTDGHISMSSKHMKIAESLKSRGVVIDTIGIGGQPRDVDEQLLKDIATTDPDGYIHYRFIDDSETLIRHYENLAAGLRIENDS, from the coding sequence ATGACATCACACACCGTTTTACCATCAACGAGACCCAAAGTGTTCTTGGGTTCGGTTGATAATTCAGGAAGCTCTGGCACACTCGACCGCAATGGCAGCACACGCCAGGAATCCGCACAGGACGGCATTCTGGCGTTCTGCCAAACGCGTACTGCCATCAACCCGGATGATCTGTTCGTGGGGATTGGCTTCAATAATAAAGAACGTGTTTTCTGCGAACCCGTACCGGTTTGCCGGATCGATGCGATCCGCAGTGCGGTTAAGTCGCTTCGTCCTCGCGGCGGCACACGCAGTGCGGGCCTTGAAGCCGCAAATTACTATGCCGACCACTATCGCAAGCACGGATGCAAGGTAAGTTTGATAATATTGACCGACGGTCACATCTCGATGAGTTCAAAACACATGAAGATCGCCGAGTCACTCAAATCTCGCGGCGTAGTGATCGACACCATCGGCATCGGCGGCCAGCCGCGTGATGTGGATGAACAGCTCCTTAAAGATATCGCAACCACCGATCCCGACGGTTACATCCACTATCGTTTCATTGACGACTCTGAGACACTAATAAGACATTATGAAAACCTTGCAGCGGGACTGAGGATTGAAAATGACAGCTAA
- a CDS encoding Hsp70 family protein, translating into MNSETKAIGIDLGTTNSLVSIIEKGKSKIIPNNVGDFLTRSCAYLKGDELIVGRAALNERQFDPENFVDSSKRHMGKVDSDGNSLPVLSDYTPEQIAAAILEYLKSCAEDYLGESVSDVVITVPAKYPERAKRAVKWAAERAGFAGIKLAPEPVAAKLAHDPKSDSPCKTAVFDFGGGTFDISIIDFDGTGKFSVLSISGDRDTGGEDIDDAVLSYTVDQAQKQGCPIDLESNLQIAYELKDRCRDAKETLSMSEETNIAVDNREKICKVGLSRDKLTELAKPIIERIEKYCREALDEANLSPDQIDMVLLAGGSSNNFFVPDIIRKIFAQEPRRDVEMDKVVAMGAAIYAAKKFGDDHTPLEVAGKTLLPSQLAVTNICPTDLCIAAMKGDDQREYNSVLIPSGSVLPYSKSFKFTPSHRSASVVNVKLYDGGANDLSENHTPLKSAQLSVQPVETEQKNANRINVTVSMSDEGLVEITAVDTLLNKPVDIELQLGTCTRDGFSSLSKPAS; encoded by the coding sequence ATGAACTCAGAAACAAAAGCCATAGGAATCGATCTTGGCACCACGAATTCTCTGGTTTCCATTATCGAAAAAGGAAAAAGCAAGATCATCCCCAACAATGTTGGCGATTTTTTGACACGTTCATGTGCCTATCTCAAAGGCGATGAACTGATCGTCGGCCGGGCTGCTCTTAACGAACGGCAGTTTGATCCCGAAAACTTTGTTGATTCATCGAAGCGGCACATGGGCAAAGTCGATTCCGACGGCAATTCCCTGCCTGTACTTTCGGACTACACGCCGGAGCAGATTGCAGCCGCCATCCTTGAATATTTAAAGTCTTGCGCAGAGGACTACCTTGGCGAATCCGTCAGCGATGTTGTAATAACCGTACCGGCCAAGTACCCTGAACGAGCAAAAAGGGCCGTAAAGTGGGCTGCTGAGAGGGCCGGCTTTGCCGGGATTAAGCTTGCCCCGGAACCGGTGGCTGCAAAGCTGGCTCATGATCCCAAAAGTGACAGTCCTTGTAAGACTGCCGTGTTCGATTTCGGCGGCGGAACTTTTGACATCTCGATCATCGATTTCGATGGGACAGGCAAGTTCAGTGTGCTCTCTATTTCAGGCGACAGGGACACCGGTGGAGAAGACATTGACGACGCTGTCTTGTCATACACCGTTGACCAGGCACAAAAGCAGGGCTGCCCCATCGACCTTGAAAGCAACCTTCAGATAGCTTATGAACTCAAGGATCGCTGCCGTGATGCAAAGGAAACCCTGTCAATGTCAGAGGAGACCAACATTGCAGTAGACAACCGCGAAAAGATCTGCAAGGTCGGTCTCAGCCGTGACAAGCTCACAGAACTGGCAAAGCCGATCATCGAGCGGATAGAAAAATACTGTCGCGAGGCTCTCGATGAGGCAAATCTCTCACCGGATCAGATCGATATGGTGCTTCTCGCAGGCGGCTCTAGCAACAATTTCTTTGTTCCCGACATCATCCGCAAAATCTTTGCCCAGGAACCTCGGCGCGATGTCGAGATGGACAAAGTCGTTGCCATGGGAGCTGCGATCTATGCGGCAAAGAAATTCGGTGACGACCATACACCTCTTGAGGTTGCCGGTAAGACGCTTTTACCCAGTCAGCTTGCCGTAACCAATATTTGCCCTACTGACCTGTGTATCGCCGCCATGAAGGGCGATGACCAGCGTGAATACAATTCCGTATTGATTCCCTCAGGCTCAGTACTGCCGTATTCAAAATCCTTTAAGTTCACCCCCAGTCACCGCAGTGCTTCAGTGGTCAATGTGAAGCTCTATGACGGCGGAGCGAACGATCTCAGCGAGAATCACACGCCTTTGAAGTCGGCCCAGCTCAGCGTTCAGCCTGTCGAAACCGAGCAGAAGAACGCAAACCGCATAAACGTCACCGTCAGTATGTCAGACGAGGGCCTGGTTGAAATCACTGCCGTTGACACCCTTCTCAATAAGCCCGTGGACATCGAATTGCAGCTTGGCACTTGCACCAGGGATGGTTTTTCAAGTCTGTCTAAGCCAGCATCATAA
- the grpE gene encoding nucleotide exchange factor GrpE, producing the protein MRINKLLKQFLESATEEDVLKLAVRLDSEDKGDDFSQKIKPIESKLAQLDHKLSLLEANDKVLAQEMAQIRRLIEEYIVESSLKPLFVQVASLTMNLLKVNEGLVETDAESARRISVYLETFLEKLEKRVHLDLIIPEQGSEFDQDLHVAVAAVDTDRQDLHRKIAEVYKAGLIYKDKKLRPAEAAVFRYNSSDV; encoded by the coding sequence ATGAGAATTAACAAGCTTTTAAAGCAGTTCCTGGAAAGTGCCACAGAAGAAGATGTTCTAAAGCTCGCAGTGAGGCTCGACAGTGAAGACAAGGGGGACGATTTTTCACAGAAAATCAAGCCCATCGAATCCAAACTGGCTCAGCTTGACCACAAGCTGTCTCTGCTCGAGGCCAACGACAAGGTACTTGCACAGGAAATGGCTCAGATTCGCAGATTGATTGAAGAGTATATCGTTGAGTCAAGCCTCAAGCCTTTGTTCGTGCAGGTAGCATCACTGACCATGAATCTTTTGAAAGTAAACGAGGGCCTTGTTGAGACAGACGCCGAATCAGCCAGGCGAATCTCGGTTTACCTGGAGACGTTTCTCGAAAAGCTCGAAAAGAGGGTTCACCTTGATCTGATCATCCCCGAACAGGGCAGCGAATTTGACCAGGACCTCCACGTTGCAGTTGCAGCCGTTGACACTGACCGCCAAGATCTTCACCGCAAAATCGCAGAGGTTTACAAAGCCGGTTTGATCTACAAGGACAAAAAACTTCGGCCGGCGGAGGCCGCAGTTTTTCGCTATAACTCCAGCGATGTTTAA
- a CDS encoding PH domain-containing protein: protein MQKTISKSETNKYSNDVISSTHKQAYRWMIPKRFKKFLRDDEVILYACRPTLRDLGLRWVAAGFYYLVLGSIILNMLLFHQPADLQKVIFIAFIVGFLTLAAAIFLRWRNRFYMVTEVTTFASKGILHRTIDMIPNSGIQMVSIRTGFVSGLMGLNSVIISISQQGGNNLLTSTLGTCRGSITLRSVPDIDRLTAIYDGLLFRKNSTPQ from the coding sequence ATGCAAAAAACCATTTCTAAGAGTGAGACCAACAAGTATAGCAATGATGTAATATCCTCCACGCACAAGCAGGCCTACCGCTGGATGATCCCTAAACGCTTCAAGAAGTTCCTGCGTGACGACGAGGTCATTTTGTACGCTTGCAGACCTACACTGCGAGATTTAGGATTAAGATGGGTTGCGGCGGGGTTTTATTATTTGGTCCTCGGTTCAATAATTCTGAACATGTTGCTGTTCCACCAACCTGCAGACCTCCAGAAAGTGATTTTCATAGCATTTATTGTGGGTTTTCTGACCCTGGCAGCAGCTATTTTCCTTCGCTGGCGTAACCGCTTTTATATGGTAACTGAAGTGACAACTTTCGCGTCAAAAGGGATACTTCACCGTACGATAGATATGATACCCAACAGCGGCATCCAAATGGTTTCAATTAGAACTGGCTTTGTCTCTGGTCTTATGGGCCTCAATTCCGTAATCATCTCTATCAGCCAGCAAGGCGGCAACAACCTGCTCACCAGCACCCTCGGAACATGCAGAGGTTCGATAACTCTGAGGTCCGTACCAGACATTGACCGCCTCACAGCCATCTATGACGGGCTCCTTTTCCGCAAAAATTCAACTCCCCAGTAG
- the cas3 gene encoding CRISPR-associated helicase Cas3' — protein MKFYAHTDPQQPETLPEHGANWQSLEDHLVGTADLAEEFSAVFNAERWGQLAGFWHDAGKYSQDFQKYLRACAGSEKGVNKKSVDHSTFGAKSAASWSDQEGKLLAYCIAGHHGGLLDGRNSGNSLKRRLSKKDLPEVFLPDNLFDAERPSLPIKLQQDRPHIQISFFTRMLFSCLVDADFLDTESHMDRRKSQLRGGYPSLEELQIKLENFLASLDKEAEKTHVNAIRRQIQLDCLKASELEPGHFSLTVPTGGGKTLSSLAFALKHAIKYGLRRVIYVIPYTSIIEQNAAEFRKILGVEAVLEHHSNYDEDVDRDGGQTIDAIRRRLACENWDAPVVVTTNVQFFESLYSNKPSRCRKLHNIAGSVVILDEVQSLPAPFLLPSLESLRELVQSYHSSIVLCSATQPAITVREDFELGLENVREMVTDPQTLAANMRRVDSSYLGKLDEAEVANRVINHDQALCIVNTRKRAVSIYEKVRSGSNGNVFHLSASMCPAHRRVVLDHVKSELKSKRPCKLISTQLIEAGVDIDFPVVYRSMAGLDSIAQAAGRCNREGRLDRGQAYVYEPSEGLPPGHFRHTGQTAQSIIERFPDDMLGLKAIEEYFRDYYWLKSYSGGLDEKRILDKLREGAKQCDFPFETVAKLFRLIENDMQPVIVPYQSGGTKNLQAEDLIVEIEKADDLRSYHRKLQKYTVQVYPVYWQELVNCGAIQIVRDIFPVLWQSNLYSEQTGLVLDYRSDPEQYIC, from the coding sequence ATGAAGTTCTATGCACACACAGACCCGCAACAGCCCGAGACGCTTCCCGAGCATGGGGCCAATTGGCAATCTCTTGAAGATCATCTTGTTGGTACTGCAGATTTGGCGGAAGAATTCTCTGCTGTGTTTAATGCCGAACGCTGGGGACAATTGGCTGGATTTTGGCATGATGCAGGCAAGTACTCACAGGATTTTCAGAAGTATTTACGTGCATGTGCCGGTAGTGAAAAAGGGGTGAATAAGAAAAGTGTGGATCACTCGACTTTCGGAGCAAAATCTGCGGCAAGCTGGTCGGACCAGGAAGGCAAGCTGTTAGCATATTGTATAGCTGGTCATCACGGAGGCCTGCTCGATGGCAGGAATAGCGGAAACAGCCTCAAACGAAGATTGAGCAAGAAAGATCTTCCGGAGGTCTTTTTACCGGACAATCTTTTTGATGCAGAAAGACCATCGCTGCCAATCAAGCTGCAACAAGATCGCCCGCATATACAGATCAGTTTCTTCACTCGAATGTTGTTTTCGTGCCTGGTTGATGCAGATTTTCTTGACACTGAGTCACACATGGACCGCCGCAAAAGCCAGCTAAGGGGCGGATACCCCAGCCTTGAGGAGCTGCAGATCAAACTGGAAAATTTTCTTGCCAGCCTGGACAAAGAAGCAGAAAAAACACATGTAAATGCTATCCGCCGGCAGATACAGCTCGATTGCCTCAAGGCGAGTGAACTTGAGCCGGGGCATTTCTCGCTGACAGTACCGACCGGAGGAGGCAAAACTCTGTCTTCGCTCGCATTCGCTCTCAAGCACGCTATCAAATATGGGCTAAGGCGGGTGATATACGTCATTCCTTACACCTCGATCATAGAGCAGAATGCAGCAGAGTTCCGCAAAATACTTGGCGTCGAAGCTGTGTTGGAGCATCATTCAAACTACGATGAAGATGTCGACCGTGATGGCGGGCAAACTATAGATGCGATACGGCGACGGCTGGCGTGCGAGAACTGGGATGCACCGGTGGTCGTTACTACCAATGTGCAATTTTTCGAGTCGCTGTATTCCAATAAGCCCAGCCGGTGTCGTAAACTGCACAATATTGCAGGCAGCGTGGTTATTCTCGACGAGGTTCAAAGCCTTCCCGCTCCTTTTCTACTACCTTCGCTGGAGAGCCTGCGTGAACTTGTCCAATCATACCATTCTTCAATTGTGCTTTGCAGTGCGACTCAGCCGGCGATAACCGTAAGGGAAGATTTTGAGCTGGGCCTGGAAAATGTCCGCGAAATGGTCACCGATCCGCAAACGCTTGCTGCGAACATGAGGCGTGTCGACAGCAGTTACCTTGGCAAACTGGACGAAGCAGAAGTGGCAAACCGTGTCATCAATCATGATCAGGCACTCTGTATTGTGAACACCCGCAAACGGGCGGTTTCGATATACGAGAAAGTGCGATCGGGATCTAACGGCAATGTATTTCATCTTAGTGCCTCTATGTGCCCAGCCCATAGGCGAGTCGTGCTAGATCATGTGAAATCTGAGCTCAAATCCAAAAGACCCTGCAAGCTTATCAGTACTCAATTGATCGAGGCGGGCGTCGATATTGATTTTCCCGTTGTTTACAGGTCAATGGCGGGGCTCGATTCAATAGCCCAGGCGGCGGGGCGTTGCAATCGTGAGGGCAGGCTCGATAGGGGACAGGCGTATGTATACGAACCATCAGAGGGTCTGCCGCCCGGCCACTTCCGACATACAGGCCAGACAGCTCAATCTATAATTGAACGGTTTCCCGACGACATGCTAGGCCTGAAGGCTATCGAGGAATATTTTCGCGATTACTACTGGCTTAAGTCCTACTCAGGTGGGCTGGATGAAAAGCGAATCCTAGACAAATTGCGAGAGGGTGCTAAGCAATGCGACTTCCCATTTGAGACGGTCGCAAAGCTGTTTCGGCTGATTGAAAACGATATGCAGCCGGTGATTGTGCCTTATCAGTCTGGCGGAACGAAAAATCTGCAGGCGGAAGATCTGATCGTAGAAATTGAAAAAGCAGACGACCTTCGCAGCTACCATCGTAAGCTGCAAAAGTATACTGTACAGGTTTACCCAGTTTACTGGCAGGAGCTGGTCAATTGCGGGGCTATACAGATCGTGCGGGATATATTCCCCGTCCTCTGGCAAAGTAACCTTTACAGTGAACAAACCGGTCTGGTGCTGGATTACCGGTCGGACCCGGAACAATATATTTGTTGA
- the cas5c gene encoding type I-C CRISPR-associated protein Cas5c, translating to MGVKLKIWGDYACFTRPEMKVERVSYDVITPSAARGILEAIYWKPAIRWVVDRIHVLRPIRFMNVRRNELAGKVSPANVKKAMKDGKTPLLQFIESDRQQRAAMVLRNVGYVIEAHFEYASDEDRNDGKHLDIFNRRARDGQCFMQPYLGCREFPANFRLIEPDEPVPASELKGEQDLGFMLHDIDFADDMQPRFFRPTMVDGIIEVPPFKGSEVRA from the coding sequence ATGGGAGTCAAATTAAAGATATGGGGCGATTACGCTTGTTTTACTCGGCCGGAGATGAAAGTCGAGCGGGTCAGTTACGATGTGATCACGCCATCGGCGGCCAGGGGAATTCTCGAAGCGATCTACTGGAAGCCTGCGATCCGCTGGGTCGTTGACCGAATCCACGTGCTCAGACCGATTCGCTTTATGAACGTCCGACGTAATGAGCTGGCCGGCAAGGTCTCACCTGCGAATGTCAAAAAGGCAATGAAGGACGGCAAAACGCCTTTATTACAATTCATAGAGTCAGACCGCCAACAGCGAGCGGCTATGGTTCTTCGTAATGTGGGCTATGTGATCGAGGCACATTTTGAATATGCCAGTGATGAGGATCGCAATGACGGCAAGCATCTCGACATTTTTAACAGGCGAGCCCGCGACGGCCAATGCTTCATGCAGCCGTATCTGGGCTGTCGAGAGTTCCCAGCGAATTTTCGCCTTATCGAGCCCGACGAACCTGTACCTGCATCCGAATTGAAAGGTGAACAGGACTTGGGCTTTATGCTGCACGATATAGATTTTGCCGACGATATGCAGCCACGGTTTTTCCGCCCCACAATGGTCGACGGGATAATTGAAGTTCCACCTTTCAAAGGAAGCGAGGTGAGGGCATGA
- the cas8c gene encoding type I-C CRISPR-associated protein Cas8c/Csd1, with product MILQSFYSYYDRLASEDKVPAFGFSREGVSFALEIDEEGNLSQELDLRENVNNKPRPISMEIPFSNQVNVRSSNIQPNFLVDKACYVLGNDQKTKPKRLAECQQQYVALLESVAEYDDSCSLKPVLQFYKSWRPELAKSRLELWKDIGSDTGGLICFKIAGKREFLHQNKNVRRAWQKFLKNKEGSFHGPCLISGDPNVLRQNLCAQFKGIAGGQSSGMSLVSVNMSSAESYGKKETSNCPVGVQPEFKSSTALKYLIHEKSQHLYIGEAYTVFWTERASSIEGMFGMILNPAQATEGDTKQIREFLASVRSGRQPEEIDPDIKFYILGLSPNAARLSVRFWHVCSVGEMEERIGQHYRDLEIVGLGEKLQYPGIRRLLWETHSKKSKKETASPLLAGALMRSIMEGTAYPQNLLTAVLNRIRADQEINSVRAAIIKAVINRKNRIYNTGLEAKVMLDTENKTPAYLLGRLFAVLERTQQAALGQNINSTIKDRYFGSASATPSVVFPQLLRLSQHHISKTEAGGYFEKEIGGILEHVQAFPPHLTIDQQGVFTLGYYHQRQHFFKGKNKTEQTQN from the coding sequence ATGATTCTGCAATCGTTTTATAGTTATTATGACCGCCTTGCCAGTGAGGATAAGGTTCCCGCATTCGGGTTCAGCAGGGAGGGTGTTAGCTTTGCACTTGAGATAGACGAGGAAGGCAATCTTAGTCAGGAATTGGATCTTAGAGAGAACGTCAACAACAAACCACGGCCGATTTCCATGGAAATACCGTTTTCGAATCAAGTGAATGTCAGGTCCAGTAACATCCAGCCTAATTTTCTGGTAGACAAGGCCTGCTACGTCCTCGGCAATGACCAGAAAACAAAACCCAAACGACTGGCTGAATGTCAACAGCAGTACGTCGCTTTACTCGAAAGTGTCGCTGAATACGACGATTCATGTTCTCTCAAACCAGTGCTTCAGTTCTACAAATCATGGCGACCGGAGCTGGCAAAGAGCCGACTCGAGCTTTGGAAGGATATCGGTTCGGATACTGGTGGACTCATATGTTTCAAGATTGCCGGCAAGCGAGAATTTCTTCATCAGAATAAGAATGTTCGCAGGGCATGGCAGAAATTTCTTAAGAACAAAGAGGGATCTTTCCATGGACCGTGTTTGATATCTGGTGATCCCAATGTTCTACGGCAGAATCTCTGCGCACAGTTCAAAGGTATTGCGGGCGGCCAGTCTTCTGGTATGTCGCTTGTGTCCGTAAATATGAGTTCGGCAGAGTCTTATGGTAAAAAGGAGACATCGAATTGTCCCGTAGGAGTTCAGCCAGAATTTAAAAGCTCCACTGCACTGAAGTATCTCATTCATGAAAAAAGTCAGCATCTCTATATTGGCGAGGCTTATACGGTTTTCTGGACAGAGCGTGCATCATCAATCGAAGGCATGTTCGGGATGATCCTGAACCCTGCACAGGCGACAGAAGGGGACACTAAGCAGATACGTGAATTTCTTGCTTCTGTTAGGAGTGGTAGACAGCCCGAAGAGATCGATCCCGACATAAAGTTCTATATTCTTGGTCTTTCACCAAATGCAGCCCGGCTGTCGGTGCGTTTCTGGCATGTGTGTTCAGTTGGTGAGATGGAAGAACGTATCGGCCAGCATTACCGTGATCTGGAGATTGTCGGGCTTGGTGAAAAGTTGCAGTACCCGGGCATTCGGCGGCTGCTGTGGGAGACGCACAGTAAGAAGTCAAAGAAGGAAACCGCTTCTCCGCTGCTGGCAGGCGCTTTGATGCGGTCGATCATGGAAGGGACTGCATACCCGCAGAATTTGCTCACAGCGGTGCTTAACCGCATTCGGGCGGATCAGGAAATAAACAGTGTTCGTGCTGCTATCATAAAGGCAGTGATCAACAGAAAAAATCGAATTTACAATACAGGTTTGGAGGCAAAAGTAATGTTGGATACGGAAAACAAAACGCCGGCATATCTGCTCGGCAGACTGTTTGCAGTGCTTGAAAGAACACAGCAGGCAGCGTTGGGCCAGAACATCAATTCAACCATTAAGGACCGCTATTTTGGTTCAGCGTCGGCAACCCCCTCGGTGGTCTTTCCTCAACTACTCCGGCTGAGTCAGCACCATATCAGCAAGACCGAAGCAGGTGGTTACTTCGAGAAAGAGATTGGGGGCATACTTGAACATGTTCAGGCATTCCCGCCGCACCTTACGATTGACCAGCAGGGCGTTTTCACTCTGGGCTACTATCACCAGCGGCAGCACTTTTTCAAGGGCAAGAACAAAACAGAACAAACTCAAAACTAA